A single Amphiura filiformis chromosome 8, Afil_fr2py, whole genome shotgun sequence DNA region contains:
- the LOC140158517 gene encoding peptidyl-prolyl cis-trans isomerase B-like codes for MSTISILGTSLLLLVALAELGAAQYPAMPFTRRGKKRKSKSDNRSNQDKENDFLVTKKVFFDMAIDDEPIGRIVIGLFGEACPVTVQNFAALARGNFRNDKALTYNNTIVHRIVQDFVIQMGDVVENDGTGGRSIYGQYFADENFYLSHWGPGWVAMANAGPDSNNSQFIILLTTARWLDGKHVVFGKVVEGMDVVEEIAEVETDDFAFPTVPVEIINCGVMSVKEPYLIENPEETESKKREEKRKARKARMTKDKKEKKSKK; via the exons ATGTCAACTATTTCCATTCTGGGGACCTCTCTCCTCCTGCTCGTCGCGCTAGCCGAGTTGGGCGCCGCCCAATACCCCGCTATGCCTTTCACACGCCGTGGAAAGAAGAGAAAGAGTAAATCCGACAACCGTTCCAATCAAGATAAGGAAAATGATTTTCTTGTCACCAAGAAAGTTTTCTTTGATATGGCCATCGATGATGAACCAATTGGCAGGATTGTTATTGGTCTATTTGGTGAAGCTTGTCCCGTGACGGTGCAGAATTTTGCAGCTTTGGCACGAGGAAATTTCAGAAACGAT AAAGCTTTGACATACAACAACACAATAGTTCATCGTATTGTGCAGGATTTCGTCATTCAGATGGGCGATGTCGTGGAAAATGACGGCACAGGAG GACGTAGCATCTATGGTCAATATTTTGCCGATGAGAACTTCTACCTCAGTCACTGGGGCCCTGGATGGGTTGCTATGGCCAACGCTGGACCCGATAGTAACAATTCTCAGTTCATCATTCTTCTGACAACGGCTAGATGGCTAGATGGCAAACACGTTGTCTTTGGCAAGGTCGTGGAAGGAATG GATGTGGTGGAAGAGATTGCAGAAGTTGAAACAGATGATTTTGCCTTCCCGACCGTTCCAGTTGAAATTATCAATTGCGGAGTCATGTCCGTGAAAGAGCCTTATTTGATAGAAAATCCCGAGGAAACAGAAAgcaagaaaagagaagaaaagagaaaggcGAGAAAGGCAAGAATGACCAAAGacaagaaggagaagaagagcaAGAAGTGA
- the LOC140158515 gene encoding peptidyl-prolyl cis-trans isomerase B-like, translating to MANKTTVTLSILGTSFLLVVMILAELGAAQYPTMPYATKRAGKKKQPWNDGHDKENDLLVTKKAFFDIAIDDEPIGRIVIGLFGETCPVTVQNFAALTRGNFKNDKKLSYNNTIVHRLVQDFVIQMGDVVEMDGSGGRSIYGQYFADENFYLRHWGPGWVAMANSGPDSNNSQFIILLSKARWLDGKHVVFGKILEGMDVVLDMADVDTDDFAFPTVPIQIVDCGIISVKEPFKLDNPDDVEKKERRERRSKRKANKKE from the exons ATGGCCAACAAAACTACTGTCACCTTGTCCATTCTTGGAACTTCCTTTCTCCTGGTCGTCATGATCTTAGCAGAATTGGGCGCCGCCCAATACCCTACTATGCCATATGCCACAAAGCGAGCTGGTAAGAAGAAGCAACCCTGGAATGACGGACACGATAAGGAAAACGACCTCCTCGTCACCAAGAAGGCATTCTTTGACATCGCTATAGACGATGAACCAATTGGTAGAATTGTCATCGGTTTATTCGGAGAGACTTGTCCTGTGACGGTGCAGAATTTCGCAGCTTTAACAAGagggaattttaaaaatgac aAGAAATTATCATACAACAACACAATAGTTCATCGTCTTGTGCAGGATTTCGTCATTCAGATGGGCGATGTCGTGGAAATGGACGGATCAGGAG GACGTAGCATCTATGGTCAATACTTCGCTGATGAGAACTTCTACCTTCGTCATTGGGGCCCTGGATGGGTTGCCATGGCTAACTCTGGACCTGACAGTAACAATTCCCagttcatcattcttctaagcaAAGCCAGATGGTTGGATGGGAAACACGTTGTCTTTGGAAAGATCTTGGAAGGAATG GATGTTGTCTTGGATATGGCCGATGTGGACACCGATGATTTTGCTTTCCCGACGGTACCCATTCAAATAGTCGACTGTGGCATCATATCAGTAAAGGAGCCATTCAAACTCGATAACCCTGATGATgtagagaagaaagaaagaagggaaaGAAGATCGAAAAGAAAGGCAAACAAGAAGGAATAA